Proteins from one Panthera leo isolate Ple1 chromosome D1, P.leo_Ple1_pat1.1, whole genome shotgun sequence genomic window:
- the KLHL35 gene encoding LOW QUALITY PROTEIN: kelch-like protein 35 (The sequence of the model RefSeq protein was modified relative to this genomic sequence to represent the inferred CDS: inserted 1 base in 1 codon) — translation MHLFRGTTSARSPPIQVQHSLRCMHSQYHAYSRLLPXPPSLPVLVQEWNKSPASPPPLLPLSSPLPPGVQPLCPPVAEPERESRQSRKDIGAGTARGAAAGQRGVVSASAAATEHLGEGMARMLEGPVPEESEHRSQGPCAGSCHAQRLLQTLNAYRLSGTFTDVVLRAGGRDFPCHRAALSAGSAYFRSLFAAGQPERALAVVPVAPVASEAPGAGPGVAAAALAVVLDYVYGAGVRLRAEDEAAAVLALAERLGVAGLREACASFLEGRLRAANSLALRRVAAAFSLASLAERCGRVLRQAFVEVARHADFLELAPDEVAALLADPALGVAREEAVFEAAMRWVRHDAPARRGQLRRLLEHVRLPLLAPAYFLEKVEADELLQANRECRPLLLEARACFILGPEAGALRARPRRFMDLAEVIVVIGGCDRKGLLKLPFTDAYHPESRRWTPLPSLPGYMRSEFAACALRNDIYVSGGHINSHDVWMFSSPLHTWIKVASLLKGRWRHKMAVMQGQLFAVGGFDGLRRLRSVERYDPFSNTWAAATPLPEAVSSAAVVACAGRIYVIGGAGQDGVSTNKVQCFDPEEDRWSLRSPAPFSQCCLEAVSLEGTIYVVGGLMSKIFTYDPGTDVWGEAAVLPSPVESCGVTACDGKVHILGGRDDLGESTDKVFTFDPSSGQVEAQPSLQRCTSSHGCITIIQSLSR, via the exons ATGCATTTATTCAGGGGTACAACCAGTGCCAGGTCACCCCCAATCCAGGTACAACATTCCCTGAGATGTATGCACAGTCAATACCACGCTTACTCccgcctccttc tccccccgtCCCTCCCAGTGCTGGTCCAGGAATGGAACAAAAGCCCAgcgtcccctcctccccttctccccctctcctctcccctcccccctggcgTCCAGCCCCTTTGTCCTCCTGTAGCTGAGCCGGAGCGGGAGTCCAGGCAGAGCCGCAAGGACATTGGAGCCGGGACTGCCAGGGGTGCGGCAGCAGGACAGAGAGGAGTGGTCAGTGCCAGCGCAGCAGCgacagagcacctgggtgagGGCATGGCCAG GATGCTGGAGGGCCCGGTGCCAGAGGAGTCGGAGCACAGGTCCCAAGGGCCGTGCGCTGGGTCTTGCCACGCGCAGCGCCTTCTGCAGACCCTCAATGCGTACCGACTGAGCGGCACCTTCACCGACGTGGTGCTGCGCGCCGGTGGCCGAGACTTCCCGTGCCACCGCGCGGCACTCAGCGCGGGCAGTGCCTACTTCCGCAGCCTGTTCGCCGCGGGGCAGCCGGAGCGCGCCCTGGCTGTAGTGCCTGTGGCGCCCGTGGCCTCGGAAGCGCCGGGCGCGGGGCCGGGCGTGGCGGCGGCGGCTCTGGCCGTGGTGCTTGACTACGTCTACGGGGCGGGGGTGCGGCTGCGCGCTGAGGACGAGGCGGCCGCCGTGCTGGCGCTCGCCGAGCGGCTGGGCGTGGCGGGCCTGCGCGAGGCCTGCGCCAGCTTCCTCGAGGGTCGCCTGCGCGCCGCCAACAGCCTGGCGCTGCGTCGCGTGGCCGCCGCCTTCTCGCTCGCCTCGCTGGCCGAGCGCTGCGGCCGCGTGCTGCGCCAGGCCTTCGTCGAGGTGGCGCGCCACGCCGACTTCCTGGAGCTGGCGCCCGACGAGGTGGCGGCCCTGCTGGCCGACCCGGCGCTGGGCGTGGCACGCGAGGAGGCCGTGTTCGAGGCGGCCATGCGCTGGGTGCGCCACGACGCGCCAGCCCGCCGCGGGCAGCTGAGGCGCCTGCTGGAGCACGTGCGGCTGCCCCTGCTGGCGCCCGCCTACTTCCTGGAGAAGGTGGAGGCCGACGAGCTGCTGCAGGCCAACCGCGAGTGCCGCCCGCTGCTGCTCGAGGCCCGCGCCTGCTTCATCCTCGGCCCCGAAGCTGGTGCGCTGCGGGCCCGGCCGCGGAG ATTCATGGACCTAGCTGAAGTGATCGTGGTCATCGGCGGTTGCGACCGCAAGGGGCTCCTGAAGCTGCCCTTCACTGATGCCTACCATCCAGAGAGCCGGCGCTGGACCCCACTGCCCAGCCTCCCAGGATACATGCGCTCAGAGTTCGCCGCCTGTGCTCTGCGCAATGACATCTATGTTTCCG GAGGCCACATCAACAGCCATGACGTGTGGATGTTTAGCTCCCCTCTGCACACTTGGATCAAGGTGGCCTCGCTGCTCAAGGGCAGGTGGAGGCATAAGATGGCAGTCATGCAGGGGCAG CTGTTCGCAGTGGGCGGCTTTGATGGCCTTCGGCGCCTGCGCAGCGTAGAACGCTATGACCCCTTCTCCAACACCTGGGCGGCGGCAACACCTCTCCCAGAGGCTGTGAGCTCAGCTGCAGTGGTGGCCTGCGCCGGCAGGATCTACGTGATCGGGGGAGCTGGGCAGGACGGTGTCAGCACCAACAAG gTGCAGTGCTTTGACCCTGAGGAGGACCGGTGGAGCCTGCGATCACCGGCGCCCTTCTCACAGTGCTGTCTCGAGGCTGTCTCCCTTGAGGGCACCATCTATGTGGTTGGAGGCCTCATGAGCAAAATCTTCACTTATGACCCTGGCACAGATGTCTGGGGGGAGGCAGCTGTCCTCCCCAGCCCTGTG GAGAGCTGTGGCGTGACTGCGTGTGATGGGAAGGTCCACATCCTTGGTGGGCGGGATGATCTTGGGGAGAGCACCGACAAGGTCTTCACCTTTGATCCCAGCAGTGGGCAGGTGGAGGCCCAGCCATCCCTACAGCGCTGTACCAGCTCCCATGGTTGCATCACCATCATTCAGAGCCTGAGCAGGTGA